The Candidatus Delongbacteria bacterium genomic interval CTGTTTTCTTCGTTTCAATACCTTATTTAAAAAAAGTTAACATAATAGATGATGACATCTGTAAAAATATTGGAAAATTTTTTGTTCATATTTCTGACGTAAAACAAAGAGAATCAACTATTTCTATCTTAGATTATTGTGGAATTGAGAATGAATTATTAGATCTTGAAAATGCTAATTCTATGAATAGCGATAATAAAACAATATTAACTATAGATAAGGACTATTTAGAATCGGATGTTTTGAGAAAATTTAGTGATGATTTCAAAATTATAATTATTAACAACTCCATTAACGGCTTTAGATTCGACAGGAAAAATGGAACAGTGATTAGTTCTCCACTCCGGGCAACAGATATACGTAAGATAATAAAGGTAAGCCCTGATGATAAAGATTCAGAATCAATTGATTATTTCAAAAACAAAATTAAAGATTATTCTGATGAGCTAAAAATTATTCTAGCTGAAGATAATTTTACAAATCAAATGGTTGCAAGTTCTGTCTTGAAAAAGATTGGATTAAAATTTGATCTTGCTGAGAATGGAAAAGAGGTTCTAAAATTGTTAGAGCAAGGTAAATATACACTAATTTTAATGGATATTCAGATGCCGATTCTTGATGGTATTGCAACTACAGAATTGATTAGGAGGAGTGAGAAAGAATACTCATCTATTCCTATAATTGCCATGACGGCAAACGCAATGTATGGTGATATGGAGAAATTTCTTGCTGCAGGTATGGATGACTACATCCCAAAACCTTTTAATTTTGACATTATTCTTGAGAAAATTTATACTTGGTCAAGATTAAATATGAAGGCTGATACATATTACAGCAAACAAATCGAGGAATTAAAGATAGATTTCGAGAAAAAAGCAGATATAATTGAGAATGCCAACGATATATTCGATTATGTTGAATTAAGTGATAGGCTTCTTAATGACGAAGAGATGGTTAAAACAATTATGGAAGTCTTTCTCGAAGATATTCCAAAACAGATGGAAAAAATAAAGGTTTCGATCAATAATTTGGACTTGAAGCAATTAACTATGTCTGCTCATTCTATAAAAGGTTCATCTGGTAATGTGGCAGGACATGCACTGCAAAAAGTAGCTCAAAAATTAGAAAATGCTTCTAAAAATAATGAATATGAAAAATTTAATGAACTTAACAATCAATTGGCAGAGCAATTTGAAAAATTGAAGTCAGCGATGGAGAGATACTTATGATAAAGATGCTTGTAGCAGAGGATGATTTGACATCAAGGATAATGATATGTACAAATCTAAAAAAATGGGGATATAATATCGTGGAAGCTAAGGATGGTAATGAAGCTGAAACTTTTCTTAAAACAGATAAGGATATTAATTTTGCGGTGCTGGATTGGATGATGCCTGGAAAGGATGGTCCTGAATTAATAAAACTTATTAAAGATGAGATTTCAAAAGATAAGCCATTTTATGTAATTTTATTAACTTCAAAAAAAGAGAGTGAAGATGTCATTTTTGGTCTTAATGCTGGGGCTGATGATTTTATTGAGAAACCTTATGATATGAATGAGTTAAAAGCGAGAATTTCAGTGGGTGAGAGAATTCTTGACTTGACAAGAAGAGTAGAGGAGCGAGAGAGACTCAATGGAGTCTTGGAAATGGCTGGAGCTGTTTCCCATGAATTTAATCAGCCTTTGCAGGTATTATTACTTCAGTGTGAATTTTTGTTAAATAATCGAAGTAAATTTGATGAAGACCTAGTAAAAAGGATTGTTAGTATTGAAGATTCAGTAGTCAAAATTGGAGAATTGACTAGAAAACTTATGAATATCACGACGTATCGTGTGAAAAAATATGTTAATGATAAAAATATTATTGATATAATGGGTTCAGGTGATTAGCTATGAGAGCAAAATTTTTAAACATGGCTTATTGTATGAACATTAAATATTTAAATTTTTTCTAATTAGTAATTAATAAAAAATTAGGTTTTACGGTGTAAAAATTTGACTTGCTCAAAAAATAATAATTTATTATGATAGGGATCATGAAAAGAGAACTAGAAAATATACAGTCTTAAATTCGGAAACAAACCGAATTTACGTCTAACAATGTACTTGAATTGAAATAAAACAAGCAGGAGGAAAGATGGCTCAAAAAGGATTTATCGAAGTTGATATCGAGTGTTGCAAAGGATGTGCTTTGTGCGTCGAAGCCTGCCCGCCAAAGATTAAAGCTATTGAGTTGAGAAAAAAGACCAATTCGAAAGGTTATTATCCTGCTCAACAGATTAATGATTTGTGTATTGGTTGTACAGCATGTGCACTGGTATGTCCTGACAGCTGTATCACGGTTTACAAATTAAAAAAATAATAGATGACGGAGGCACAATTGGCTGAAAAATATTTGATGAAAGGTAACGAAGCTCTTGCTGAAGCTGCCATCAGAGCAGGGCTAGAAGGTTATTTTGGTTATCCGATCACTCCTCAAAGTGAAGTTTTGGAATATTTTTCCAGAGAACTTCCAAAAAGAGGAATTGCTTATGTTCAGGCAGAATCTGAAGTAGCAGCAATTAACATGGTTTATGGTGGTGCTGCTTGTGGTAAAAGAGTTATGACAACAACTTCTTCTCCAGGTTTTTCTTTAATGCAGGAAGGTGTATCTTATATAGCATGTGCTGAACTTCCTTGCGTTCTTGTAAATATTCAAAGAGGTGGTCCTGGTCTTGGCACTATACAATCATCTCAAGGTGATTATTTCCAAGCCGTTAAAGGTGGAGGTCATGGTGATTATCGTTTAATAACACTAACTCCAAATTCAGTTCAAGAAATGGCTGATATGACTCAACATGCTTTTGATTTAGCTGAAAAATATAAAAATCCAGTTCTGATTCTTGCCGATGGTGCGATGGGTCAGATGATGGAGCCTGTTGAGTTTAAAGAAAGAGTTGTTCTAGACAAAGATATTAGCTGGGCTACTACTGGTAAACCTGCAAACAGAGATGCTAATGTTATCACTTCTCTGTATATTCAACCAGAAGAGATGGAAGCTAAAAATTTCCAACTTCAAGCAAAATATAAATTAATTGAAGAGAATGAAACTGATTATGAGCTTTACAATATGGAAGACGCTGAAATAGCAGCTGTTGCTTTTGGTCTTTCATCAAGAATTGTAAAAAAAGCTGTGGATCTTGCTAGAGAGCAAGGTGTTAAACTTGGTTTAATCAGACCAAAAATGGTATGGCCTTTTCCTAAAGATATCATCAGAAAATATATTGGACAGGTAAAATATTTTGTTTCAATAGAGATGAATGCTGGTCAGATGATTGAAGATATCAAGCTTACAGTTAATGGTGAAGCAAGAGTAGAATTTTTTGGCAAATTTGGTGGTATTGTTCCTGCTCCACAGGAAATAGTTGAATTTGTTAAAAGCAAAAGTTTATAAAAATTTCAGGAGATAAAATGAGCCAAACTGTAATGAGAGATGGACATGAGTATGAAGTGGCCTGGAAAAAACCTGATCTAAAACCTAAGCAAATGCACTATTGCCCTGGTTGTGGCCACGGAACTTTGGAAAAAATTATTCAGGAAGTTATAGATGAGATGGGAATTCAGGAAAAAACTATTGGTGTAGCACCAGTTGGATGTTCTGTTTTCGCTTATGATTATATGAATGTTGATATGCAGGAAGCAGCTCACGGTAGAGCTTGTGCAGTTGCTACAGGTATCTCAAGAGTATTACCAGATCACGCTGTATTTACAATCCAGGGAGATGGTGACCTTGCAGCTATCGGAACTGCTGAAACTATTCATGCTTGTAACAGAGGTGAAAATATTGTTATTTTCTTCTATAATAACGCAATTTATGGTATGACTGGTGGACAGATGGCTCCAACTACATTACCTGGTCAAATTACCTCATCTTCTCCATATGGTAGAGATGTAACAAAAGCTGGTGCACCTATTAAAATTGCAAATATTGTTTCTCTTCTTGATGGAGTTTGCTATGTAACTAGAGTAGCTCCAAATAATCTTGCAAATGTTAAGAAAATGAAACAAGCAGTAAGAAAAGCATTTGAAAACTCTTTAAATAAAAAGGGTACTTCATTTGTTGAAATCGTTGGAAACTGTCCATCTGGATGGAAATTAACTCCGGTTGATTCATATAAATGGTGGGAAGAAAACATGATTCCTGCTTATCCTCTAGGTGATATTAAGACAGAAGGAGGGTTGAAATAATGTTACAAGAAGTTATTTTCGCCGGATTCGGTGGTCAGGGTGTTCTGACAATAGCAAAACAATTGGCATATACTGCTATGCTTGATGGTAACAACGTGACTTGGATGCCAACTTATGGTCCTGAGATGAGAGGCGGAACTTGTGGATGTACTGTATCTGTAAGTAATGAGCCTATCTCTTCACCTATTCTTGATGCTTACGACACTGCAGTTATTTTAAATTTACCTTCACTTATGAAATATGAATCAAAAGTTAAAAAAGGTGGGATTCTTATCTGGGAATCAACTACAATTGAAGAAGCTCCAACAAGATCTGATATAAAAATTGTTGCAATTCCAGCTTATGAAGAAGCTACCAAACTTGGTAATAATTTGGTTATGGGTATGGTTCTTCTTGGTGCTTTTATTCAAAAAACTGGTGCAATAACAATTGAAAGTGTTGTAAATGCCCTTAAGAAAACTCTTCCT includes:
- a CDS encoding 2-oxoacid:acceptor oxidoreductase family protein, which encodes MLQEVIFAGFGGQGVLTIAKQLAYTAMLDGNNVTWMPTYGPEMRGGTCGCTVSVSNEPISSPILDAYDTAVILNLPSLMKYESKVKKGGILIWESTTIEEAPTRSDIKIVAIPAYEEATKLGNNLVMGMVLLGAFIQKTGAITIESVVNALKKTLPQRRHNLIPLNEQALRRGFELASKVE
- a CDS encoding 3-methyl-2-oxobutanoate dehydrogenase subunit VorB → MTEAQLAEKYLMKGNEALAEAAIRAGLEGYFGYPITPQSEVLEYFSRELPKRGIAYVQAESEVAAINMVYGGAACGKRVMTTTSSPGFSLMQEGVSYIACAELPCVLVNIQRGGPGLGTIQSSQGDYFQAVKGGGHGDYRLITLTPNSVQEMADMTQHAFDLAEKYKNPVLILADGAMGQMMEPVEFKERVVLDKDISWATTGKPANRDANVITSLYIQPEEMEAKNFQLQAKYKLIEENETDYELYNMEDAEIAAVAFGLSSRIVKKAVDLAREQGVKLGLIRPKMVWPFPKDIIRKYIGQVKYFVSIEMNAGQMIEDIKLTVNGEARVEFFGKFGGIVPAPQEIVEFVKSKSL
- a CDS encoding 2-oxoglutarate oxidoreductase: MRDGHEYEVAWKKPDLKPKQMHYCPGCGHGTLEKIIQEVIDEMGIQEKTIGVAPVGCSVFAYDYMNVDMQEAAHGRACAVATGISRVLPDHAVFTIQGDGDLAAIGTAETIHACNRGENIVIFFYNNAIYGMTGGQMAPTTLPGQITSSSPYGRDVTKAGAPIKIANIVSLLDGVCYVTRVAPNNLANVKKMKQAVRKAFENSLNKKGTSFVEIVGNCPSGWKLTPVDSYKWWEENMIPAYPLGDIKTEGGLK
- a CDS encoding response regulator → MIKMLVAEDDLTSRIMICTNLKKWGYNIVEAKDGNEAETFLKTDKDINFAVLDWMMPGKDGPELIKLIKDEISKDKPFYVILLTSKKESEDVIFGLNAGADDFIEKPYDMNELKARISVGERILDLTRRVEERERLNGVLEMAGAVSHEFNQPLQVLLLQCEFLLNNRSKFDEDLVKRIVSIEDSVVKIGELTRKLMNITTYRVKKYVNDKNIIDIMGSGD
- a CDS encoding 4Fe-4S dicluster domain-containing protein; the encoded protein is MAQKGFIEVDIECCKGCALCVEACPPKIKAIELRKKTNSKGYYPAQQINDLCIGCTACALVCPDSCITVYKLKK